A stretch of the Aegilops tauschii subsp. strangulata cultivar AL8/78 chromosome 4, Aet v6.0, whole genome shotgun sequence genome encodes the following:
- the LOC109776790 gene encoding uncharacterized protein isoform X1, giving the protein MEDQASSGNAGQAALAPDSLQAVLPGAASRTSYLVKRSGEGAAPRANRRESLCSSTTSERMGDTADGEMVADFVCALSTTRAGQAASTCMSGRSSKTQGRRRNGVAAQCRKGAVDGDCRGRIRARQGLGRRIRRRAARRGSPVTTRKTSAASRADPWRPRLLGREETRR; this is encoded by the exons ATGGAGG ACCAGGCAAGCAGCGGCAACGCCGGACAGGCCGCTCTCGCACCAGACTCCCTTCAGG CGGTGCTGCCGGGTGCGGCAAGCCGCACTTCCTACCTAGTTAAGAGGAGCGGGGAGGGAGCAGCACCCCGAG CGAATCGAAGAGAATCGCTGTGCTCCTCCACGACTAGCGAGAGGATGGGCGACACTGCCGATGGA GAGATGGTTGCAGATTTTGTCTGTGCCCTTTCAACCACGAGAGCAGGGcaagcggcatcaacatgtaTGTCTGGAAGGAGTTCAAAAACGCAGGG ACGTCGACGCAACGGCGTGGCGGCGCAATGCAGAAAGGGGGCGGTGGATGGAGATTGCAGGGGCCGGATCCGCGCGCGGCAGGGGCTGGGAAGGCGGATCCGgaggcgggcggcgcggcggggaTCGCCGGTGACGACGAGGAAGACTAGCGCGGCTTCCCGGGCGGATCCATGGCGTCCACGGCTCTTGGGTAGAGAGGAGACAAGGAGGTGA
- the LOC109776790 gene encoding uncharacterized protein isoform X2 translates to MEDQASSGNAGQAALAPDSLQAVLPGAASRTSYLVKRSGEGAAPRANRRESLCSSTTSERMGDTADGEMVADFVCALSTTRAGQAASTCMSGRSSKTQGPCNLVYSTRGPDVDATAWRRNAERGRWMEIAGAGSARGRGWEGGSGGGRRGGDRR, encoded by the exons ATGGAGG ACCAGGCAAGCAGCGGCAACGCCGGACAGGCCGCTCTCGCACCAGACTCCCTTCAGG CGGTGCTGCCGGGTGCGGCAAGCCGCACTTCCTACCTAGTTAAGAGGAGCGGGGAGGGAGCAGCACCCCGAG CGAATCGAAGAGAATCGCTGTGCTCCTCCACGACTAGCGAGAGGATGGGCGACACTGCCGATGGA GAGATGGTTGCAGATTTTGTCTGTGCCCTTTCAACCACGAGAGCAGGGcaagcggcatcaacatgtaTGTCTGGAAGGAGTTCAAAAACGCAGGG GCCCTGTAATTTGGTATATTCAACCCGCGGTCCAGACGTCGACGCAACGGCGTGGCGGCGCAATGCAGAAAGGGGGCGGTGGATGGAGATTGCAGGGGCCGGATCCGCGCGCGGCAGGGGCTGGGAAGGCGGATCCGgaggcgggcggcgcggcggggaTCGCCGGTGA
- the LOC109776790 gene encoding uncharacterized protein isoform X4, whose translation MEDQASSGNAGQAALAPDSLQAVLPGAASRTSYLVKRSGEGAAPRANRRESLCSSTTSERMGDTADGEMVADFVCALSTTRAGQAASTCMSGRSSKTQGIYC comes from the exons ATGGAGG ACCAGGCAAGCAGCGGCAACGCCGGACAGGCCGCTCTCGCACCAGACTCCCTTCAGG CGGTGCTGCCGGGTGCGGCAAGCCGCACTTCCTACCTAGTTAAGAGGAGCGGGGAGGGAGCAGCACCCCGAG CGAATCGAAGAGAATCGCTGTGCTCCTCCACGACTAGCGAGAGGATGGGCGACACTGCCGATGGA GAGATGGTTGCAGATTTTGTCTGTGCCCTTTCAACCACGAGAGCAGGGcaagcggcatcaacatgtaTGTCTGGAAGGAGTTCAAAAACGCAGGG AATATATTGTTGA
- the LOC109776790 gene encoding uncharacterized protein isoform X3 — protein sequence MEDQASSGNAGQAALAPDSLQAVLPGAASRTSYLVKRSGEGAAPRANRRESLCSSTTSERMGDTADGEMVADFVCALSTTRAGQAASTCMSGRSSKTQGVCMMHCSP from the exons ATGGAGG ACCAGGCAAGCAGCGGCAACGCCGGACAGGCCGCTCTCGCACCAGACTCCCTTCAGG CGGTGCTGCCGGGTGCGGCAAGCCGCACTTCCTACCTAGTTAAGAGGAGCGGGGAGGGAGCAGCACCCCGAG CGAATCGAAGAGAATCGCTGTGCTCCTCCACGACTAGCGAGAGGATGGGCGACACTGCCGATGGA GAGATGGTTGCAGATTTTGTCTGTGCCCTTTCAACCACGAGAGCAGGGcaagcggcatcaacatgtaTGTCTGGAAGGAGTTCAAAAACGCAGGG